In Dermacentor albipictus isolate Rhodes 1998 colony chromosome 6, USDA_Dalb.pri_finalv2, whole genome shotgun sequence, the following proteins share a genomic window:
- the LOC135905114 gene encoding uncharacterized protein — MFSASKDLSAPGRGATQASASSNDYRVVLPRLPTGKLVVDSVFLHADLSGRPYRAQDFRDALRTVIDLKEISSIGQFQMSHVWMVTCKSGMTKSKLVACGELSVKGRRCVVIDPEPTEVKMKLLWLPERLEDDYIRDALQAYGKVKSISAESWRVSEMEQMRTLNRDVVLTLADGVSVGDVPHLLPVCGVQSLVLIPGRPPLCLRCNKVGHIRRNCRTPRCETCRRFGHTAEECVVTYADKLRHRTKPPDESLQEHIMDITEVLDATGDVPSSAETRCATKAPLPVEDSHNAIARECQLPTANCQQCQLPVNKESSEEKDDQPKQQPKGAPATTEPAAAQQANEGAGNDSSDAPKQLDTCTEPAEDSRSNADTSVPKRRATNRSESSTDSETTSTTRKARRRKTSKHSGKCRRSRSRRPGGVSEGASPLPSRTDHIDH; from the coding sequence atgttctccgcttcaaaggatttatcggcccctggccgaggtgctactcaggcttcagccagcagcaatgactaccgtgttgtgttaccccgtcttcctaccggtaagctggttgtggactccgttttcctgcatgctgacttaagtggtcgaccgtaccgagcccaagacttcagagacgcccttcggaccgttattgacctgaaggaaataagttccatcggacaatttcagatgtcgcacgtgtggatggtgacgtgcaaatcagggatgacaaaatcaaagctagtcgCATGCGGGgaattatccgtaaaaggtagacgctgtgtcgtcattgatcctgagcccacggaagttaaaatgaagcttttgtggcttcctgagcgtttggaagacgactacattcgagatgcgctccaggcttacgggaaagtcaAGTCTATttcagcagaaagctggagagtatcggagatggaacaaatgcgtacgctaaatcgggacgtggtgttgactcttgccgatggagtgagcgtgggggacgttccacatctactacctgtttgtggagtgcagagtcTCGTATTAattccaggccggcccccactttgtctgcgctgtaacaaggtggggcacattcgtcgaaactgcagaaccccacgttgtgaaaCCTGCCGGCGCTTTGGTCACACAGCTGAAGAATGTGTCGTAACATACGCCGATAAGTTACGACACAGAACAAAGCCTCCGGATGAAAGCTTGCAAGAACACATAATGGACATTACGGAGGTTCTTGACGCGacgggagacgttccctcttccgcggaGACCCGCTGTGCCACTAAGGCCCCTCTGCCTGTTGAAGACAGTCACAATGCCATCGCCCGTGAATGCCAACTGCCCACTGCCAACTGCCAACAATGCCAACTGCCCGTGAATAaagaaagtagcgaagagaaagatGACCAACCGAAGCAACAACCCAAAGGAGCACCCGCTACCACGGAGCCAGCTGCTGCCCAGCAAGCGAATGAGGGAGCCGGAAATGACTCATCTGATGCACCCAAGCAACTCGACACGTGCACTGAGCCGGCAGAGGACAGCCGAAGTAACGCGGATACTTCagttccgaagcgccgtgcgaccaacagatcggaatcaagcacagacagcgagacgaccagtaccacaagaaaagcacgtcgccgcaaaacatcgaaACACTCAGGAAAGTGCCGACGATCACGGTCCAGAAGGCCTGGTGGGGtttcggagggagcctcaccgttgccctctaggaccgatcacatagatcattag